Proteins encoded within one genomic window of Flavobacterium sp. NG2:
- the rimO gene encoding 30S ribosomal protein S12 methylthiotransferase RimO, whose amino-acid sequence MRTKSLKKNKINVITLGCSKNIYDSEVLMGQLRANGKEVEHEAPAETEGNIIVINTCGFIDNAKAESVNMILEYADKKEKGLVDKVFVTGCLSERYRPDLEKEIPNVDQFFGTTELPQLLKALGADYKHELLGERLTTTPKNYAYLKIAEGCDRPCSFCAIPIMRGKHVSQPIEKLVKEAEGLARDGVKELILIAQDLTYYGLDIYKKRNLAELLEALAAVEGIEWIRLHYAFPTGFPMDVLELMKREPKICNYIDIPLQHISDSILKSMRRGTTQAKTTQLLKDFRAAVPGMAIRTTLIVGYPGETQEDFETLKDFVQEMKFDRMGCFAYSHEENTHAYLLEDDVPDDVKQARANEIMELQSQISWDLNQEKVGQVFKCIIDRKEGQHFVGRTEFDSPDVDNEVLIDASLHYLKTGDFAMIKITEATEFDLYGEPA is encoded by the coding sequence ATGAGAACCAAGTCTTTAAAAAAGAATAAAATCAACGTAATCACTCTAGGGTGTTCGAAAAATATATATGATAGTGAAGTCCTGATGGGACAGCTTCGAGCGAATGGCAAAGAAGTGGAACATGAAGCGCCTGCCGAAACGGAAGGAAATATCATTGTAATCAACACTTGCGGGTTTATTGACAACGCTAAAGCGGAATCAGTAAACATGATTTTAGAATATGCCGATAAGAAAGAAAAAGGATTGGTTGACAAGGTCTTCGTAACAGGATGTTTATCTGAACGTTACCGTCCTGATTTAGAAAAAGAGATTCCTAATGTGGATCAGTTTTTTGGGACTACCGAATTGCCTCAATTATTAAAAGCTTTAGGAGCTGATTATAAGCATGAATTATTAGGAGAACGTTTAACTACAACACCTAAAAATTACGCCTATTTAAAAATTGCCGAAGGTTGTGATAGACCTTGTAGTTTTTGTGCTATTCCAATTATGAGAGGAAAACACGTTTCGCAACCTATTGAAAAACTGGTTAAAGAAGCTGAAGGTTTGGCTCGTGATGGTGTAAAAGAATTGATTTTGATTGCACAAGACTTAACTTATTACGGACTTGATATTTATAAAAAACGAAATCTAGCAGAACTTTTAGAAGCTTTGGCAGCTGTTGAAGGAATTGAATGGATTCGTTTGCATTATGCTTTCCCTACTGGTTTCCCGATGGATGTTTTGGAACTAATGAAACGTGAGCCTAAGATTTGTAATTACATTGATATTCCATTACAACATATTTCAGATTCTATTTTGAAATCAATGCGTCGTGGAACAACTCAAGCCAAAACAACTCAGTTACTAAAAGATTTTAGAGCTGCTGTTCCAGGAATGGCGATTCGTACCACTTTAATCGTGGGTTATCCTGGAGAAACCCAGGAAGATTTTGAAACCTTGAAAGATTTTGTTCAAGAAATGAAATTTGACCGTATGGGTTGTTTCGCTTATTCTCATGAAGAAAACACTCACGCATATTTGCTAGAAGACGATGTACCAGACGATGTAAAACAAGCTCGTGCTAATGAAATCATGGAATTACAGTCGCAAATTTCTTGGGATTTGAACCAAGAAAAAGTAGGTCAAGTTTTCAAATGCATTATTGACCGTAAAGAAGGACAACACTTTGTAGGTCGTACAGAATTTGATAGCCCAGATGTTGACAACGAAGTTTTGATTGACGCTTCATTACATTACTTAAAAACAGGTGATTTTGCCATGATTAAGATTACCGAAGCGACTGAATTTGATTTATACGGAGAACCTGCATAA
- a CDS encoding NUDIX hydrolase, giving the protein MYKVFVNDKPLFLTNKISKETDFQLFLLESIDIKQLIVKIFQNKIQKAYLYHPDEREILKTLKTKIPVNKAGGGLVYNKNGEVLFIFRNGKWDLPKGGTEKGEDIEQTAMREVEEETGVNQLRVTNKLQKTYHVFKRNGVYKLKITHWFEMQSDFEGIPQGQLEEGIEKVAWFGPEEIPEVLKNSYENIKLLFEEEKDLKTN; this is encoded by the coding sequence ATGTATAAAGTTTTTGTGAACGACAAACCACTTTTTTTGACAAATAAAATATCAAAAGAAACCGATTTTCAATTATTTCTTCTAGAAAGCATTGATATCAAGCAACTTATTGTGAAAATTTTTCAAAATAAAATTCAAAAAGCCTATCTCTATCACCCTGATGAACGAGAAATTTTAAAGACTTTAAAGACAAAAATCCCTGTAAATAAAGCGGGTGGAGGCTTGGTTTATAATAAAAATGGAGAAGTTCTTTTTATTTTTAGAAATGGTAAATGGGATTTGCCTAAAGGAGGTACCGAAAAAGGGGAAGATATTGAGCAAACCGCTATGCGTGAGGTAGAAGAGGAAACAGGAGTTAATCAATTGCGAGTGACTAATAAGCTTCAAAAGACCTATCATGTTTTTAAACGTAATGGCGTTTATAAGCTTAAGATTACACATTGGTTCGAAATGCAATCTGATTTTGAAGGCATTCCTCAAGGTCAATTAGAAGAAGGAATCGAAAAAGTGGCCTGGTTTGGTCCAGAAGAGATTCCTGAGGTGTTAAAGAATTCTTACGAGAATATTAAATTATTGTTTGAAGAAGAAAAAGATTTAAAAACGAATTAA
- a CDS encoding SRPBCC family protein: MNLESPKVTVEKSAQELFDSLSDVKNFEKLMPENIAKFEVIGDDSFIFGLKGMPEIHLKMKEKIAPNKITLGAATDKLPFTLIANIESVSDSSSTVKLDFEGQFNAMMVMMVKGPISKFIETLASNMGKL; this comes from the coding sequence ATGAATTTAGAAAGCCCGAAAGTAACTGTCGAAAAATCAGCTCAAGAATTATTTGATTCGTTGTCTGATGTAAAAAACTTCGAAAAGCTAATGCCTGAAAACATTGCAAAATTTGAAGTTATCGGTGATGATTCTTTCATTTTTGGATTAAAAGGAATGCCTGAAATTCATTTAAAAATGAAAGAAAAAATAGCGCCAAACAAAATTACACTAGGCGCAGCTACTGACAAACTTCCTTTTACATTGATTGCCAATATTGAAAGTGTCTCAGATTCATCTAGTACTGTGAAATTAGATTTTGAAGGACAATTTAATGCTATGATGGTAATGATGGTCAAAGGACCAATTAGTAAATTCATTGAAACTTTAGCTAGTAATATGGGCAAACTATAA
- a CDS encoding biotin--[acetyl-CoA-carboxylase] ligase translates to MKLIKLNAIDSTNDFLKALSSKQELENFTVVSTEIQTKGKGQMGAVWVSEAGKNLIMSLFVKDLSLGVDGVFNLNVTVAISVIQVLEAFKIPNLSIKWPNDIMSYQYKIGGVLIENNIKSDGRVNSIVGLGLNVNQINFENLPKASSLAVICKSEFDKEKILLAIIEKIRDNIYLKNQDLDAIWSTYTDLLFKKNIPMAFRDNGTNKNFMGIIQGISLQGKLQVLLEDDTIIEYGIKEVQMLY, encoded by the coding sequence ATGAAACTAATCAAACTCAATGCCATAGATTCAACAAATGACTTTCTGAAAGCGTTGTCGTCTAAGCAAGAACTAGAGAATTTCACTGTAGTTTCTACTGAAATTCAAACGAAAGGAAAAGGACAAATGGGTGCTGTTTGGGTTTCTGAAGCGGGTAAGAATCTAATAATGAGTCTATTTGTGAAGGATTTATCGTTAGGTGTTGATGGGGTTTTTAATTTAAATGTTACTGTGGCTATTTCCGTAATTCAGGTTTTGGAAGCTTTTAAAATCCCTAATTTAAGTATCAAATGGCCAAACGACATTATGTCATATCAATATAAAATTGGGGGTGTTTTAATTGAAAATAATATAAAAAGTGATGGACGTGTTAATTCAATTGTAGGTTTAGGATTAAATGTTAACCAGATTAATTTCGAAAATTTACCTAAGGCTTCATCTTTGGCGGTGATTTGTAAATCTGAATTTGATAAAGAAAAAATTCTACTAGCTATTATTGAAAAGATAAGAGATAATATTTATTTGAAGAATCAGGATTTGGATGCTATTTGGAGTACTTATACGGATTTACTTTTTAAAAAAAATATTCCGATGGCTTTTAGAGATAATGGGACCAATAAAAATTTCATGGGTATAATTCAAGGAATTTCTTTACAAGGAAAACTTCAGGTTTTGTTGGAAGATGATACCATAATAGAATATGGCATTAAAGAAGTTCAAATGTTATATTAA
- the rsfS gene encoding ribosome silencing factor — MAKKTINNDDLLANIIKGIEEVKGNDIDILDLREIDTSVCDYFIICNGNSNTQVNAIVNSIQKTVSKELKDKPWHVEGTDNAEWVLMDYVNIVVHVFQKHIREYYNIESLWGDAKITTIENKY, encoded by the coding sequence ATGGCAAAAAAAACAATAAATAATGATGATCTTTTAGCTAACATCATTAAAGGAATCGAAGAAGTAAAAGGTAATGATATTGATATTCTTGATTTAAGAGAAATAGACACTTCAGTTTGTGATTATTTTATTATTTGCAATGGAAATTCAAATACACAGGTTAACGCCATAGTTAATTCAATCCAAAAAACAGTTTCAAAAGAATTAAAAGACAAGCCTTGGCATGTTGAAGGTACAGATAATGCTGAATGGGTATTGATGGATTATGTTAACATTGTAGTGCACGTTTTCCAAAAACATATTAGAGAATATTACAATATTGAAAGTCTATGGGGGGATGCCAAAATCACTACTATAGAAAACAAATACTAA
- a CDS encoding OmpP1/FadL family transporter: MKRYLIILVAGLTFNALQAQDVRDAVRYSQDNLNGTARFKAMSGAFGALGGDLSSLNVNPAGSSVFSNNQMGFTLSNFSTKNDSDYFRSKASEKINDFDLNQAGAVFVFKDIRRTTGWNKFALGINYENTNNFDNSVIAFGTNPTNSVGDYFLSFANANPSKNQVGIPLGVILDNNYHQLNYIDQQAWLGYKGFLINAVDENDDNNSVYTSNVPAGGNYYHKNTITSTGYNGKLSFNASAAYEDRIYLGLNLNTHFTDFRQNTLFLETNNNGANSNDIDLIDTSFENEIYTYGSGFSFQLGTIIKATKELRLGIAYESPTWYNLNDEVRQNLISTINDKSTPNTEIINPDSNYFIVYDTYQLKTPGKFTGSLAYVFGKKGLLSLDYSIKDYSTAEFSRERDSRDPYVNAEITTTLQNSSELRIGGEYKIQALSLRAGYRYEQSPYKNNRIIGDLNGYSAGIGYNFGSTKLDLSYANSKRNSQQGFFTQGFTDGARINTTTNSVSLSLLFEL; the protein is encoded by the coding sequence ATGAAAAGATACTTAATCATATTAGTAGCAGGACTTACATTCAATGCCTTACAAGCACAAGATGTAAGAGATGCTGTCCGATACTCGCAAGACAACCTTAACGGAACCGCCCGTTTTAAAGCTATGAGTGGTGCTTTTGGTGCATTAGGAGGAGATTTATCCTCGTTGAATGTAAACCCTGCTGGTTCTTCAGTTTTTTCAAACAACCAAATGGGATTTACTTTAAGCAATTTTAGTACTAAAAATGATTCTGATTATTTCAGAAGCAAAGCATCCGAAAAAATTAATGATTTTGATTTAAATCAGGCAGGAGCTGTTTTTGTATTTAAAGACATAAGAAGGACCACTGGTTGGAATAAATTTGCCTTAGGAATCAATTACGAAAACACAAATAATTTCGACAATTCGGTTATTGCATTTGGAACCAATCCTACCAACTCAGTGGGAGATTATTTTTTAAGTTTTGCCAATGCAAATCCGAGTAAAAACCAAGTAGGCATTCCCCTGGGAGTAATTTTAGACAATAACTATCACCAATTAAATTACATTGACCAACAAGCCTGGTTGGGATACAAAGGATTTCTTATTAACGCTGTTGATGAAAACGACGACAACAACTCTGTTTACACCTCAAATGTACCAGCAGGAGGCAATTATTACCACAAAAACACCATAACCTCAACAGGCTATAACGGTAAACTATCCTTTAATGCATCTGCAGCCTACGAAGACAGAATATATCTTGGACTAAATTTAAATACTCACTTTACAGACTTTAGACAAAACACTCTTTTTCTCGAAACCAATAACAATGGAGCAAACAGCAATGATATCGATCTAATTGACACCTCATTTGAAAATGAAATCTACACCTATGGTTCAGGTTTTTCTTTTCAACTAGGAACAATTATCAAAGCTACAAAAGAATTACGACTAGGTATAGCTTATGAATCTCCTACTTGGTACAATTTAAACGATGAAGTTAGACAAAATTTGATTTCCACAATCAATGACAAATCAACTCCTAATACAGAAATCATTAACCCAGATTCGAACTACTTCATAGTATATGACACCTACCAATTAAAAACACCTGGAAAATTCACAGGAAGTTTGGCCTACGTATTTGGCAAAAAAGGATTACTAAGTTTAGATTACAGCATCAAAGACTATAGTACCGCCGAATTCTCAAGAGAACGAGACAGCAGAGACCCATATGTGAATGCTGAGATTACTACTACACTACAAAACAGTTCTGAATTAAGAATTGGTGGTGAATACAAAATCCAAGCATTGAGTTTAAGGGCAGGATACCGCTACGAACAAAGTCCATACAAAAACAATAGAATTATAGGTGATTTGAATGGTTATTCGGCTGGTATTGGATATAATTTTGGTTCTACTAAATTAGATTTATCTTATGCTAACTCAAAAAGAAATTCTCAACAAGGATTTTTTACTCAAGGATTTACTGATGGCGCTAGGATAAACACTACAACCAATTCGGTTTCACTATCTTTATTATTCGAATTATAA
- the pyrE gene encoding orotate phosphoribosyltransferase: MIFNKDTAEKTAELLLQINAIKLNPGNPFTWASGWKSPIYCDNRLILSFPAIRNYVRDEFSKNIEKQFGKPDVIAGVATGAIGIGILVAESMGLPFVYVRPEPKKHGRQNQVEGFLQKGQNVVVVEDLISTGNSSLMAVEALRAAGANIKGMAAIFTYGFDVAEQNFKNANIDLFTLSNYQNLLNLAVAKSYVTEKEESTLREWSVTPSTWNVATIENK; the protein is encoded by the coding sequence ATGATTTTTAATAAAGATACAGCCGAAAAAACAGCCGAATTGCTTTTACAAATAAATGCAATTAAATTGAATCCAGGAAATCCTTTTACATGGGCTTCAGGATGGAAATCGCCTATTTATTGCGATAATAGATTAATTTTGTCATTTCCAGCCATAAGAAATTATGTCAGAGATGAATTTTCTAAAAACATAGAAAAACAATTTGGTAAGCCAGATGTCATTGCTGGAGTTGCTACTGGAGCGATAGGAATAGGTATTCTTGTTGCCGAAAGTATGGGACTTCCCTTTGTATATGTTCGCCCAGAGCCAAAAAAACACGGTCGCCAGAACCAAGTAGAAGGTTTTTTACAAAAAGGACAAAACGTTGTTGTTGTAGAAGATTTGATAAGTACTGGAAACAGTAGTTTGATGGCAGTTGAAGCTTTACGCGCAGCTGGAGCAAATATTAAAGGAATGGCAGCTATCTTTACCTATGGATTTGATGTGGCAGAGCAAAACTTTAAAAATGCCAACATCGACTTATTTACGTTGAGCAACTACCAAAACTTGTTAAATCTTGCCGTTGCCAAAAGTTATGTTACTGAAAAAGAGGAATCAACTTTAAGAGAATGGAGTGTTACACCATCAACTTGGAATGTAGCAACCATCGAAAATAAATAA
- the ftsH gene encoding ATP-dependent zinc metalloprotease FtsH — MAKNNTPNPNKFKISPWLVYTAILLIFLFISFVTGGSNMQEPAQLTSSKFNVFLEKGQIEKVIVYNKSEAEVFLKADALKQPEHKKVAKDIFDRPNTKGPQYTFEIGNDQLFQTKLEKAVEEGKLKDFNFLAKSNWSDILISLLPIIIIIGVWLFIMRKMSGGGAGGGGQIFNIGKSKAKLFDEKNDVKTTFKDVAGLEGAKEEIQEIVEFLKNPDKYTNLGGKIPKGALLVGPPGTGKTLLAKAVAGEAQVPFFSLSGSDFVEMFVGVGASRVRDLFKQAKEKSPSIIFIDEIDAVGRARGKNNMSGGNDERENTLNQLLTEMDGFGSNTNVIVLAATNRADVLDKALMRAGRFDRQIFVDLPDIRERAEIFKVHLAPLKKVEGLDLDFLAKQTPGFSGADIANVCNEAALIAARYNKTAVDKQDFLDAVDRIVGGLEKKNKIVTPEEKKAIAIHEAGHATVSWMLEHAAPLIKVTIVPRGQSLGAAWYLPEERQIVRPDQMLDEMCATMGGRAAEKVIFDRISTGALSDLEKVTKQARAMVTIYGLNDKIGNVTYYDSTGQSEYSFSKPYSDETAKIIDNEISELIESQYQRAIKILNENKDKLNQLAEILIEKEVIFKDDLENIFGKRTFDKNLGEVVS; from the coding sequence ATGGCGAAAAATAACACCCCAAATCCAAATAAATTCAAAATAAGTCCTTGGTTAGTTTACACTGCTATTTTACTTATTTTTTTATTTATTAGCTTCGTAACAGGTGGTTCTAACATGCAAGAACCAGCACAACTGACATCTTCTAAATTCAATGTCTTTTTAGAAAAAGGACAAATTGAAAAAGTGATAGTCTACAACAAGTCTGAAGCAGAAGTGTTTTTAAAAGCTGATGCTTTAAAGCAACCAGAGCATAAAAAAGTAGCAAAAGATATTTTTGACAGACCAAACACCAAAGGTCCTCAATATACTTTTGAAATTGGAAATGATCAACTTTTTCAAACTAAACTAGAAAAAGCAGTTGAAGAAGGAAAACTAAAAGATTTTAACTTTTTAGCCAAAAGCAATTGGTCTGACATTTTAATTAGTCTACTTCCTATCATCATCATCATTGGCGTATGGTTGTTTATCATGCGTAAAATGTCTGGTGGCGGTGCCGGAGGTGGTGGGCAAATCTTTAACATTGGAAAATCAAAAGCAAAACTTTTCGACGAGAAAAACGATGTTAAAACTACTTTTAAAGATGTTGCTGGCTTAGAAGGTGCCAAAGAGGAAATCCAAGAAATTGTAGAATTCCTTAAAAACCCAGACAAATACACCAATCTAGGTGGTAAAATCCCAAAAGGAGCCCTACTGGTAGGACCTCCTGGTACTGGTAAAACCTTACTAGCAAAAGCGGTTGCAGGAGAAGCTCAAGTTCCATTTTTCTCATTATCAGGTTCTGATTTTGTTGAAATGTTTGTAGGAGTAGGTGCCTCACGTGTACGTGACCTTTTTAAACAAGCAAAAGAAAAATCACCATCTATCATCTTTATTGATGAGATAGATGCTGTAGGTAGAGCTAGAGGAAAAAACAATATGTCAGGCGGTAATGACGAGCGCGAAAACACGCTAAATCAATTATTGACTGAAATGGATGGTTTTGGCAGCAATACTAATGTAATTGTATTAGCAGCTACTAACAGAGCCGACGTACTTGATAAAGCTTTGATGCGTGCTGGACGTTTTGACAGACAAATTTTTGTGGACTTACCAGATATTCGCGAACGCGCTGAAATCTTCAAAGTACACTTAGCACCACTAAAGAAAGTAGAAGGTCTTGATTTGGACTTCCTAGCCAAACAAACACCAGGTTTTTCTGGAGCCGACATCGCAAACGTATGTAATGAAGCAGCATTAATTGCAGCACGTTACAACAAAACTGCTGTAGACAAACAAGACTTTTTAGATGCCGTAGATAGAATCGTAGGTGGTTTAGAAAAGAAAAACAAAATTGTAACTCCTGAGGAGAAAAAGGCAATAGCAATTCACGAAGCTGGACACGCAACGGTAAGTTGGATGCTAGAACATGCAGCACCGCTTATCAAGGTAACAATTGTACCTAGAGGACAAAGTTTAGGAGCAGCTTGGTACTTACCAGAAGAACGTCAAATTGTACGTCCTGACCAAATGCTTGATGAAATGTGTGCTACCATGGGAGGTAGAGCAGCTGAAAAAGTTATTTTTGACCGAATTTCAACTGGCGCATTGAGTGACTTAGAAAAAGTAACCAAACAAGCACGTGCAATGGTTACAATCTATGGTTTGAACGACAAAATTGGGAACGTTACCTATTATGATTCAACAGGTCAAAGTGAATACAGTTTCTCTAAGCCATATTCTGATGAAACAGCTAAAATTATTGACAATGAAATCTCAGAGCTAATTGAAAGTCAATACCAAAGAGCTATTAAAATTTTAAATGAAAATAAAGACAAATTAAATCAATTAGCAGAAATCTTAATTGAGAAGGAAGTTATTTTTAAAGATGATTTGGAAAACATCTTTGGAAAAAGAACTTTTGATAAAAATCTTGGTGAAGTAGTATCCTAA
- the katG gene encoding catalase/peroxidase HPI, translating into MENNNQGNSASTNNGSKCPFSGGELKKTAGSGTTNNDWWPNQLKLNILRQHSSLSNPMGKSFNYAEEFKSLDYQALKKDIFDLMTDSQDWWPADYGHYGPFFIRMAWHSAGTYRIADGRGGAGSGSQRFAPLNSWPDNVNLDKARLLLWPIKKKYGKKISWADLMILTGNCALESMGLKTFGFGGGREDIWEPEEDVYWGAESKWLDDKRYTGDRELENPLAAVQMGLIYVNPEGPNGNPDPLAAARDIRETFGRMAMDDEETVALIAGGHTFGKTHGAANPEQYVGREPAAAGIEEQGLGWKNSFGTGSGEHTISSGLEGAWTTTPAKWSNNYFENLFGYEWELTKSPAGAHQWKPKGEAGAGTVPDAHNPSIKHAPFMLTTDLALREDPLYEPISRRFYENPDAFADAFARAWFKLTHRDMGPIERYLGPEVPKEELIWQDPVPKVNYKTIDANDIVALKVKISESGLSVSELVTTAWASASTFRGSDKRGGANGARIRLMPQKGWEVNNPSKLSKVLEVLDGIKSTFNNDQKSGKQVSLADMIVLGGCVGIEKAAKNAGHKVTVPFSAGRADATQEQTDVASFAILEPIADGFRNYMKSKYTISAEELLVDKAQLMTLTAPELTVLIGGMRVLNTNFDESKHGVFTRNPETLTNDFFVNLLDMNTTWKASPDSKDVFEGRDRKSGELKWTGTRVDLIFGSNSELRALAEVYACEGSKGQFINDFVATWNKVMNLDRIDLV; encoded by the coding sequence ATGGAAAATAATAATCAAGGCAATTCGGCTAGTACAAATAATGGAAGTAAATGTCCTTTCTCTGGAGGTGAATTAAAAAAAACGGCTGGTTCAGGTACAACAAACAATGACTGGTGGCCTAATCAATTAAAATTAAACATTCTTCGCCAGCATTCTTCGTTATCTAATCCAATGGGTAAATCTTTTAATTATGCGGAGGAATTTAAAAGCCTCGATTATCAGGCTTTAAAAAAAGATATATTTGATTTAATGACAGATTCACAAGATTGGTGGCCAGCAGATTATGGGCATTATGGACCATTTTTTATAAGAATGGCTTGGCATAGTGCGGGTACATATCGTATAGCCGATGGTCGCGGAGGAGCAGGTTCAGGTAGTCAGCGTTTTGCACCACTGAATAGTTGGCCTGATAATGTGAATCTAGATAAAGCCCGATTATTGCTTTGGCCAATAAAAAAGAAATATGGAAAGAAAATTTCTTGGGCTGATTTGATGATTCTTACAGGTAATTGCGCTCTTGAATCTATGGGATTGAAAACTTTTGGTTTTGGAGGAGGTCGTGAGGATATTTGGGAACCAGAAGAAGATGTCTATTGGGGAGCAGAGTCAAAATGGTTAGATGATAAGCGATATACAGGAGATCGTGAGTTGGAGAATCCCCTTGCTGCCGTACAGATGGGACTTATTTATGTTAATCCTGAAGGGCCTAACGGGAATCCGGACCCATTAGCTGCGGCTCGTGATATCCGAGAAACTTTTGGGCGAATGGCCATGGATGACGAAGAGACTGTAGCTTTAATTGCTGGAGGTCATACTTTCGGAAAAACCCATGGAGCCGCTAATCCAGAGCAATATGTAGGAAGGGAGCCTGCGGCTGCAGGAATTGAAGAGCAAGGATTAGGATGGAAAAATAGTTTTGGTACTGGTAGTGGCGAACATACTATTAGTAGTGGTCTAGAAGGAGCTTGGACAACCACGCCTGCTAAATGGAGTAATAATTATTTTGAAAACCTTTTTGGTTATGAATGGGAATTAACCAAAAGTCCAGCTGGCGCACACCAATGGAAACCAAAAGGTGAAGCAGGGGCAGGTACAGTACCTGATGCTCATAATCCGTCCATAAAACATGCTCCTTTTATGCTTACAACTGACTTAGCATTGAGGGAAGATCCTCTTTATGAGCCTATTTCAAGACGTTTTTACGAAAATCCAGATGCTTTTGCGGATGCTTTTGCACGTGCATGGTTTAAGCTTACTCATCGTGACATGGGACCAATAGAACGTTATCTAGGACCTGAGGTTCCAAAAGAAGAACTTATCTGGCAAGACCCTGTGCCAAAAGTTAATTATAAAACTATTGATGCTAATGATATAGTTGCACTTAAAGTAAAAATATCAGAATCAGGTTTGTCAGTGTCCGAATTAGTAACAACAGCATGGGCTTCTGCATCTACTTTTCGTGGTTCGGATAAACGTGGAGGAGCTAATGGTGCCAGAATTCGTTTGATGCCACAAAAAGGTTGGGAAGTCAATAATCCCTCAAAGTTGTCTAAAGTTTTAGAAGTATTAGATGGAATTAAATCTACCTTTAACAATGACCAAAAAAGTGGTAAACAAGTTTCATTAGCTGATATGATAGTGCTTGGTGGATGTGTAGGTATAGAGAAAGCTGCCAAAAATGCGGGTCATAAGGTGACTGTTCCTTTTTCTGCAGGAAGAGCTGATGCAACCCAAGAACAAACAGATGTAGCTTCATTTGCTATTTTAGAACCAATTGCTGATGGTTTTAGAAATTATATGAAGTCAAAATATACTATTTCTGCTGAAGAGTTATTGGTCGATAAAGCACAATTAATGACTTTGACTGCGCCTGAATTGACTGTGTTAATTGGGGGAATGCGTGTGTTAAATACAAATTTTGATGAGTCTAAACATGGTGTTTTTACTAGAAATCCAGAAACATTAACCAATGATTTCTTTGTGAATTTACTTGATATGAATACCACTTGGAAAGCAAGTCCAGATTCTAAAGATGTTTTTGAGGGACGTGATCGTAAATCAGGTGAATTAAAATGGACAGGAACGAGAGTAGATCTTATTTTTGGTTCTAATTCGGAACTAAGAGCCCTTGCTGAAGTGTATGCATGTGAAGGTTCTAAAGGGCAGTTTATTAATGATTTTGTAGCAACTTGGAATAAAGTGATGAATCTTGATCGTATTGATTTAGTTTAA
- a CDS encoding N-acetylmuramoyl-L-alanine amidase, protein MKHYLFSLFTLLLIISCASKPHKHVVTEKIYTKKLKTLKEQISVQEPEPLPAVTKTIITIDTSYSKVLYRFSDSITKIGSKPLYNGKKTEWIGTVNFNLRKPNFIILHHTAQDSIEQTIKTFTLTRTQVSAHYVIGDDGRVVQMLNDYLRSWHAGAGSWGKVKDMNSCSIGIELDNNGREPFSEAQITSLMALLSRLKKEYDIPTENIIGHADIAPTRKKDPSALFPWKTLAENGFGLWPDDTLEPAPTNFDPALALRVIGYDIKNLKATITAFKLHYNQTEVDSVLNEKTINTIYNIYKKSL, encoded by the coding sequence ATGAAACATTATTTATTTTCGTTATTTACGCTGTTACTTATTATCTCTTGTGCTAGTAAACCACATAAACATGTAGTAACTGAAAAAATCTATACCAAAAAATTAAAAACACTAAAAGAACAAATTTCTGTTCAGGAACCAGAACCTTTACCTGCTGTTACCAAAACAATCATAACAATTGACACTTCCTATTCTAAGGTTTTATACCGTTTTAGTGACTCAATCACTAAAATAGGAAGCAAACCATTATATAACGGTAAAAAAACGGAATGGATAGGTACTGTAAATTTCAATTTAAGAAAACCTAATTTCATCATATTACACCATACAGCGCAAGATTCTATTGAACAAACGATAAAGACCTTTACACTTACAAGAACTCAGGTTAGTGCTCATTACGTTATAGGTGACGACGGTAGAGTGGTTCAAATGCTAAATGATTATTTGCGTTCTTGGCATGCAGGAGCTGGTTCATGGGGAAAAGTAAAAGACATGAATTCCTGTTCAATTGGAATCGAATTAGACAATAACGGAAGAGAACCTTTTTCTGAAGCTCAGATTACTAGCTTAATGGCATTATTAAGTAGACTTAAAAAAGAATACGACATTCCTACAGAAAACATCATTGGACATGCTGATATCGCTCCAACTCGAAAAAAAGACCCTAGCGCTTTATTTCCTTGGAAAACATTAGCCGAAAATGGCTTTGGATTATGGCCAGATGACACACTGGAACCTGCTCCAACTAATTTTGACCCTGCGCTAGCTTTACGTGTCATAGGGTATGATATTAAAAACTTAAAGGCTACAATTACTGCTTTTAAACTTCATTATAACCAAACTGAAGTTGACAGTGTCTTAAACGAAAAGACCATCAATACTATTTATAATATTTACAAAAAAAGCTTGTAA